The following nucleotide sequence is from Ammospiza nelsoni isolate bAmmNel1 chromosome 29, bAmmNel1.pri, whole genome shotgun sequence.
TTGGGGCGCATTTGGGCTGTATTTTGGGGCGTACTGTTGCTGTTTTGGGGAGTATTTTGGGATGATTGTGGGGTGATTTTGGGCTATTTTGGGGCTGTATTTTGGGTGTATTTCTGGTATTTGGGGTGTATTTCAGGCTGGTTTTAGGGTAGATTTCAGGCTGTattttgggctggttttgggttGTATTTTGGGCTTTATTTTGGGGCTGTATTTCAGAGTGTATTTTGGCGTATATTTTAGGGTGTATTTTAGGGTGTATTACAGGTTATTTTGGGCTGgtttttgggtgattttgggcTGATTTTGTTCCGTTTTTGCGTTTTCTGCCCCCAGGATGGTGCGGGGCGACCCCCGGGCCATCGTCGAGTACCGGGACCTGGACGCCCCCGAGGACGTCGATTTCTTCTGACCCTCCCCCACCCGGGCCCCCCTTTTGATACGGCCCCGCCCATCCCCCCTTTGTATGGCCCcgcccccaaacccccaaaaaaccccaaaattcccccaataAAGTGGCCCCGCCCACCCGGGGACACGGCGCCtttctgggggattttgggggaattgTTTGGATTTTGGGTTAATTTAAAggcagttttggggtgattttgagagaatttttgggattttgggtgaatgtttgtttaattttggggaaattttggagcacttttggtgggattttgggtgaatttttgagattttgggtaaattttggggggatgttgggtgaattttggggtattttgagCTCACTGAAAGCAGGGCCATCCCCAAGCCCCGCCCCATGATGAAACGCACTGTGACTAAACTCGATTGTTTATTGGTTCATGATTAAGGCACCGCGGCTAATCAGCGGCGAGGCCCCGACCTTCAGCCAatcaggagcaggagggtggaGGAGGCGGTGCGCCATTGGCTGTCGCCCAGCAACAGCCATGACGTCAGTGGGAGTGCATCACCACGCCCAATCAGCAGCGAGGATGTGGCAGGGAGTGCTCCAATTGGGTGGCATCTCCACCAATGGGAGGTGGGGGGTGGAGCCTTAGGTTTTAAAGGGGCAGCGCCCAAATGGGAGCGGTGACCTCCCGGTGACCCCGATGGTCACTTCCGGTCACTCCCAGTAACCCCCGCGGTCACTTCCGGTCACTCTCAGTGACCCCAGGCCCTTAAAAActcttaaaaaaccccaaaccccttaaaaactccaaaacaccttaaacataaaaaaaaatccttcaaaaaccccaaatcccctgaatttcaccccaaaatcccttcagccaccccagggctgtccgagcccccttccccccccccccgatgAATTCTGGGGTCCTCCATGCgggtttggggtgattttgatgatttttgagTTCCCATGGATGATATTTGAGTGGTTCCGATGATTTTTGGGcaatttttaagatttttggGTATTTTCGATTATTTTTCAGGCTCCTTTGACAGGTTTCAATGGTCTTGGTGGATTTTTTCGAtgattttgatgattttttcAGCTCCCTTGGCGGTGTTTATCCAATTTCTGGgcatttttgataattttgcCCATTTTCAGGTGGTTTTGATCACTTGTCCTCCttttttgatgattttttgtccatttttggCTCTCAGAGGGCCATGGTGGCCCAGCCTCAGCAGGGTcgattttcaggcagtttgggatgattttttggtccatttttgccctttttgattattttttgcccattttcgtccatttttttctctatttttgccatttcttgtccgtttttgctgtttttttcccgTTTTTGGCTCTCAGAGGGCCATGGCGGCCCAGCCCAGGATGAGCAGGGTCCCCCCCAGCGGCGCCGCCCGGTTGAATTTGGGGTCCCCGGTGAGGCCGTGGAAGTAAAAGGGGCCACAGAAGAGCCCCAGACCCGCCACGAGCAGGGAGCCGGCCTGGGCAGGGGAAATTGGGGAGaattcagggatttggggggtatgggaaggatttgggggggaattcagggatttttggggggtttgagGGGAGTTtcggggggattttgggggcattcgggggatttggggcagatttgggggggagttttgtgttttggggggaATTAGGGAGAATTGGGGGGGTTGAGGGGAGTTTTGGGTGGGATTTTAGGGACATTTGGGTGGGATTTACGGGGTTTGGGAGgagttttgggggatttgggggggtcgGGGGCATTTGGGGTGGAATTTAGGGGAATTTTGAGGTATTTCGGGGGCTTTCACCAGGTGTGGGCGGCGGTAGTGGGGggctgatttttggggtgaatttagCACATTTTGGGGGTAATTTCGGGGGCTCTCACCAGGTGTGGGCGGCGGCAGTGCGGGGTcgccagcagggccaggctgtgcaggaggtgGAAGCGATTGGCGGTGTCGTAGAGCTGGGGGGGCGATTTTGGAGTTATTTCGggtgatttgggtttttttgatgttatttttatggttttttggggtttttgggtggtttttcccccctcctcacTCACCTCTTTCTGATACTCGTCCCGGTCACTGCGGCGCAttcctgggggggggggggaaatgagGATCAaggacccccaaatccccccaaattcccccccaaATCCGCCCGAAATCCTCCCCAGgccccctcagagccccccGGGCCTCCCCGTTCCGCCCCCGCCCCACCGTGGGCCCCGTAGGCCGCGCCCGCCATGGCGGCGGCTCCGCTGAGGGCCCCGAGCCTGCCCCAGGCCGCCGCCATCGCTGCTGCCCCCGCTCCGCTTCCGCTTCCGCCCCGAGCGCTTCCGCCTTCCCCCGCGCTTCCCATTGGGCGAGCTACGCGTCAATCAAACGGGAGAGTGACCAATGGGAGCGCGCGGAGCGGGTCCCGCCTCCGGCGGAGTcacagcgccccctggcggAGCCGGGAGGGAGAGCAGCGACCCccggaggggctgggggggtcccggggggagATTGGGGGGGAATttagggggaatttgggggtctTGGGTGGTTCTGgagaggatttggggggattttggggggtttgggggatctggggtgtcctggggggatttgggggaatttgggggattttgggagtCCCAGGAGAGTcctggggggaatttggggggtcctggggaggATTTCTGGGGGGTCTCGATTTCATTTTGGgcagatttgggggtttttggggggctccAACCTCCCCCAAAGGATCCCGAGTTCCCCCAAATGTCCGAAcgggagggggaggaggatgatgaggatggaGACAATGAagatgaggatgatgaagatgagcctggggagatgctgggctgggggagttGGGGGAGGATGAGGATACGGATGAAGATGATAatgaggatgaagaggaggatgatgaagatgacgaggagggctggggatggtgctgatgctgaggatgaggagg
It contains:
- the TMEM256 gene encoding transmembrane protein 256, translated to MAAAWGRLGALSGAAAMAGAAYGAHGMRRSDRDEYQKELYDTANRFHLLHSLALLATPHCRRPHLAGSLLVAGLGLFCGPFYFHGLTGDPKFNRAAPLGGTLLILGWAAMAL